A portion of the Paenibacillus marchantiae genome contains these proteins:
- a CDS encoding vWA domain-containing protein yields the protein MAKKGKFFFISIVMLVLVFGLVYAGITLTSNVGKSSTQVTTENAGKELGKLYADIAPATAEPVKGQIDLDPVDVAESLPDISKFPITVENTTNDYVEIFSSIEKAGTGADGWLTEVTEEFNKANITVGGKQVSVKLRNIASGTAADYIKSGKYVPDAYTPSNELWGEMVAASGVKTDLVSKRLVGNVPGIVISKAKYDALVDTYGSVNVKTVTEAIANNELAMGYTDPFASSTGLNFLVTALNTYDSSNPLGEKAIEGFEKFQANVPFTASTTIQMREAAKSGRLDAFVLEYQTYVNTADLKSGYVFTPFGVRHDSPLYALGQLPQNKQEIIKKYAEFVTQAKYQQSAEEFGFNGLQDYKSELNTVDGGTLLSAQKVWKEKKNGSKPIAAVFVTDVSGSMDGEPLNRLKESLRKGQKFLGTDNSIGLVSYSSGVTVNLPIAKYDTNQQSMFVGTVDSLQAGGGTATFDGIVVAMKMLEDYMATNPNVKPLIFVLSDGETNEGHTLKDIRDLVETYKVPIYTIGYNADIKALESISSINEAASINADTDDVVYKIGNLFNVQM from the coding sequence ATGGCTAAGAAGGGAAAGTTTTTTTTTATATCGATCGTGATGCTGGTACTCGTGTTTGGCCTCGTATATGCAGGGATTACGCTGACGTCGAACGTTGGTAAATCCAGTACACAGGTAACGACAGAGAATGCAGGCAAAGAGTTAGGCAAGTTGTATGCGGACATTGCGCCGGCAACGGCTGAACCTGTGAAGGGACAGATTGATCTCGATCCGGTGGATGTGGCTGAATCACTGCCGGACATCTCCAAATTTCCGATCACGGTCGAGAATACAACGAATGATTATGTAGAGATCTTTTCTTCCATTGAAAAGGCGGGAACCGGAGCAGATGGCTGGTTGACCGAGGTCACCGAAGAGTTCAACAAGGCTAACATTACCGTTGGCGGCAAACAGGTTTCAGTGAAATTACGTAATATCGCATCCGGTACGGCTGCTGATTATATTAAGTCTGGTAAATATGTGCCTGATGCGTACACTCCCTCGAATGAGTTATGGGGCGAGATGGTAGCTGCAAGCGGAGTAAAGACAGACCTGGTATCCAAAAGACTGGTGGGGAACGTTCCTGGTATCGTCATCTCGAAAGCCAAATATGATGCGCTGGTCGACACGTACGGATCGGTTAATGTAAAAACCGTGACCGAAGCGATTGCCAACAATGAGCTCGCGATGGGGTACACCGATCCGTTCGCCAGTTCCACGGGCCTAAACTTTCTCGTGACGGCACTCAACACATATGACAGCTCCAATCCGCTTGGTGAGAAAGCGATTGAGGGTTTTGAGAAGTTCCAAGCGAACGTACCGTTTACGGCGTCCACAACCATTCAGATGCGTGAGGCAGCCAAGTCAGGGCGACTGGACGCATTTGTACTGGAGTACCAGACTTACGTAAACACCGCAGATCTGAAAAGTGGATATGTCTTTACCCCTTTTGGCGTAAGACATGACAGCCCGCTGTATGCACTGGGGCAACTGCCGCAGAACAAGCAAGAGATCATTAAGAAGTATGCAGAATTCGTAACCCAAGCGAAGTATCAGCAATCGGCTGAGGAATTCGGCTTCAACGGCTTGCAAGACTACAAGTCTGAATTGAACACAGTGGATGGTGGCACCTTGTTGTCCGCTCAGAAAGTATGGAAAGAGAAAAAGAACGGCAGTAAACCGATTGCCGCCGTATTTGTAACCGACGTATCCGGGAGTATGGACGGCGAACCGCTGAACCGACTCAAGGAATCATTGCGCAAAGGCCAGAAGTTCCTTGGCACAGATAACAGCATCGGCCTCGTCTCCTACTCTAGTGGAGTAACGGTGAATCTGCCAATTGCCAAGTATGATACGAATCAGCAGTCGATGTTTGTTGGTACGGTGGATAGCCTGCAAGCGGGTGGCGGTACGGCAACCTTTGATGGGATCGTCGTGGCGATGAAGATGCTTGAAGATTATATGGCTACCAATCCAAATGTGAAACCACTGATCTTTGTCCTAAGTGATGGAGAGACCAACGAAGGTCATACACTGAAGGATATTCGTGATCTGGTTGAGACGTACAAAGTGCCAATCTACACGATTGGTTATAACGCCGACATCAAAGCTTTGGAGAGCATCTCCAGCATTAACGAAGCGGCAAGCATTAACGCGGATACAGACGATGTTGTATACAAAATCGGTAACCTGTTCAACGTGCAGATGTAG
- a CDS encoding toxic anion resistance protein → MSFSMEIPSQKEIQKVIEEEIKPVPAEVAELQQVANANVEMIMTLDLESLEKRKEILQSIDGFGMNTMRSSSEKNALLQVSVGHLSKTGDEGGQVAKGLTELHMQLKDLDPSVVDFAKTGFLGKLFNPLRAYFLKYQKADAVIADIVTSLDKGRATLRNDNTTLEIEQQNLRELTKRLQKEIQLGVLMDESIDAQIEAAKVRNEDPEKVRFITEEVLFPLRQRVMDLQQMLVVNQQGIMAIEVVIRNNKELIRGVDRAKNVTISALKIAVTVASALYNQKIVLQKIELLNRTTNDLIAGTSKMLKDQGIAIQKQAYEASISVDTMKQAFTDVLSALDSISLYKQEALPRMRETINQFRELADTGEQQIQRLEKGQKLGL, encoded by the coding sequence ATGTCGTTTTCGATGGAGATACCTAGCCAGAAGGAAATTCAGAAGGTAATAGAGGAGGAAATAAAGCCCGTACCTGCCGAGGTGGCGGAACTGCAGCAAGTCGCAAATGCCAATGTGGAGATGATCATGACACTGGATCTCGAATCGTTGGAGAAACGAAAGGAGATTCTGCAATCCATTGATGGCTTTGGCATGAATACGATGAGATCCTCTTCCGAGAAAAACGCGTTGCTTCAAGTCTCCGTTGGACATCTGTCCAAGACGGGAGACGAGGGCGGTCAGGTCGCCAAAGGCTTGACCGAGCTGCATATGCAACTGAAGGATCTAGACCCCAGCGTGGTCGATTTCGCCAAGACCGGATTCCTTGGCAAATTGTTCAATCCGCTACGGGCTTATTTTCTCAAATACCAGAAGGCTGACGCGGTCATCGCCGATATTGTGACCTCGCTGGATAAAGGCAGAGCGACCTTGAGAAACGACAATACAACACTGGAAATTGAACAGCAAAATCTTCGGGAGCTCACCAAACGACTGCAAAAGGAAATTCAGCTTGGGGTGCTGATGGATGAGTCGATTGACGCACAGATCGAAGCCGCCAAGGTGCGTAATGAGGACCCGGAGAAAGTTCGCTTCATTACCGAAGAAGTGCTGTTCCCGCTACGTCAGCGGGTCATGGATTTACAGCAAATGCTGGTGGTGAACCAGCAGGGCATCATGGCGATTGAAGTTGTCATTCGCAACAACAAGGAATTGATCCGCGGTGTGGATCGGGCCAAAAATGTAACGATCTCGGCATTGAAAATTGCCGTCACTGTTGCGAGTGCACTGTACAATCAGAAGATTGTATTGCAGAAAATTGAACTGCTTAACCGGACGACCAACGACCTGATCGCAGGTACGTCCAAAATGCTGAAAGATCAGGGCATTGCCATCCAGAAGCAAGCTTATGAGGCCAGCATTTCCGTGGATACGATGAAGCAGGCCTTCACAGATGTGCTTTCCGCGCTCGACTCTATCAGTCTCTATAAGCAGGAGGCTTTGCCACGGATGCGGGAGACCATTAATCAGTTCCGTGAACTGGCGGATACCGGAGAGCAGCAGATTCAGCGGTTGGAGAAAGGGCAGAAGCTGGGGCTGTAG